In the Streptomyces sp. NBC_00525 genome, one interval contains:
- a CDS encoding diaminopimelate decarboxylase, whose translation MSMQPSSSALVPSLTPSARVAAVVRHAVAAGLLGETAPVAGFIDTDGVRASVAALHEAFPGVPAVLHTFAAKASSLVPVLRLLARCGMGCEVASPGELRLALDAGFAPSLIVLDSPAKTRDEIRRALAVGVAINADNLDEVDRIASLRPADAVSAIGLRVNPQVGGGSIGAMSTATATSKFGVALRDPGARERVVKAFAAHPWLTRLHAHVGSQGCSLELIAAGIGETYRLAEEINATLGRRQVTGLDIGGGLPVNFADDEVRPTFAAYAAALRAAVPGLFDGRYELVTEFGRSLLAKNGFIGALVEYTKEAGGRRVALTHAGAQTATRTVFMPEAWPLRVGAFDSEGRPKDGPPVVQDVAGPCCFAGDVVAHARPLPELRSGDFVVLYDTGAYYFSTPWSYNSLPRPAVYGFELAGTGGRGEPEVRFAPVRDAQTLDSVSAESGLAHADALLAPGRPGAASPGVTGWSGA comes from the coding sequence ATGAGCATGCAGCCGTCATCCTCCGCCCTCGTCCCCTCCCTCACCCCGTCCGCGCGTGTCGCGGCGGTGGTCCGCCACGCCGTGGCCGCCGGTCTGCTCGGTGAGACCGCGCCGGTCGCCGGTTTCATCGACACGGACGGCGTGCGCGCGTCGGTCGCGGCCCTGCACGAGGCGTTTCCCGGTGTGCCCGCCGTGCTGCACACATTCGCGGCGAAGGCGTCCTCGCTCGTGCCCGTGCTGCGGCTGCTGGCCCGGTGCGGGATGGGCTGCGAGGTCGCGAGCCCGGGTGAGCTGCGGCTCGCGCTGGACGCCGGTTTCGCTCCCTCGCTGATCGTGCTCGACTCGCCCGCCAAGACGCGGGACGAGATCCGCCGTGCGCTGGCGGTCGGCGTGGCGATCAACGCCGACAACCTCGACGAGGTGGACCGGATCGCCTCGCTGCGGCCCGCGGACGCGGTGTCCGCGATCGGTCTCCGGGTCAACCCGCAGGTCGGGGGCGGTTCCATCGGCGCGATGAGCACGGCCACGGCCACGTCGAAGTTCGGCGTGGCGCTGCGCGACCCCGGCGCGCGCGAACGGGTGGTGAAGGCGTTCGCCGCGCACCCCTGGCTGACCCGGCTGCACGCCCATGTCGGCTCGCAGGGCTGCTCGCTGGAGCTGATCGCGGCCGGGATCGGCGAGACGTACCGGCTGGCCGAGGAGATCAACGCGACGCTGGGCCGCCGCCAGGTCACCGGCCTCGACATCGGTGGCGGCCTCCCGGTGAACTTCGCCGACGACGAGGTCCGCCCCACGTTCGCCGCGTACGCGGCCGCGCTGCGGGCCGCCGTGCCCGGCCTCTTCGACGGCCGGTACGAGCTGGTCACCGAGTTCGGCCGGTCGCTGCTCGCGAAGAACGGGTTCATCGGCGCGCTGGTCGAGTACACGAAGGAGGCGGGCGGCCGGCGTGTCGCGCTCACGCACGCGGGCGCCCAGACGGCCACCCGTACGGTCTTCATGCCGGAGGCCTGGCCGCTGCGGGTGGGCGCCTTCGACTCCGAGGGGCGGCCCAAGGACGGTCCTCCGGTGGTCCAGGACGTCGCGGGCCCGTGCTGCTTCGCCGGCGACGTCGTCGCGCACGCCCGGCCGCTGCCCGAGCTGCGGTCGGGTGACTTCGTGGTGCTGTACGACACGGGCGCGTACTACTTCTCCACCCCGTGGTCGTACAACAGCCTGCCGCGTCCGGCGGTGTACGGGTTCGAGCTGGCCGGTACGGGCGGGCGCGGGGAGCCGGAGGTGCGGTTCGCGCCGGTACGCGACGCCCAGACGCTGGACTCCGTGTCGGCCGAGAGCGGCCTCGCGCACGCCGACGCACTGCTGGCTCCGGGGCGCCCGGGAGCGGCCTCGCCGGGCGTGACCGGCTGGTCGGGCGCCTGA
- a CDS encoding ArsR/SmtB family transcription factor — MTELPAGTLAPTYLTASEPGDLPPRLPEPGVDEIRLERVFAVLSEPLRLTIVQRLLREAEEFDHTCGWFGFSRPKSTLTHHFKSLREAGVISQRQYGLERRSRVRLKDLDTRFPGLIDMILTWTPAE, encoded by the coding sequence ATGACTGAGCTTCCGGCGGGCACCCTCGCCCCGACCTACCTCACCGCCTCGGAACCGGGCGATCTGCCTCCGCGGCTCCCCGAACCGGGTGTGGACGAGATCCGGCTGGAGAGGGTCTTCGCCGTACTCTCCGAGCCCCTGCGGCTCACGATCGTGCAGCGGCTGCTCCGGGAGGCCGAGGAGTTCGACCACACCTGCGGCTGGTTCGGCTTCAGCCGCCCGAAATCCACCCTCACGCACCACTTCAAGTCCCTGCGCGAAGCGGGCGTCATCAGCCAGCGCCAATACGGCCTGGAGCGCCGCTCCCGCGTCCGGCTGAAGGACCTCGACACGCGGTTCCCCGGACTGATCGACATGATCCTGACCTGGACCCCGGCCGAGTAA
- a CDS encoding MgtC/SapB family protein: MALDINEPFGQNWTHAAQFGIAFVLSSAIGIEREIRQKAAGLRTYTIVGLGAALFTLVSKFGFSDVLVTGQVELDPSRVAAQIVSGLGFIGGGVIFVHRGSVRGLTTAASIWLTAAVGCAAGAGLPVLAALATLAYFLVSYGVRPLAHRLPALRNASIGYRITYTEGLGALRDLVNHCTETGFAVSELTTLSADSSHLYRRRRTQHDAERTVEVALSVQGRGDPDVLTARLAGTAGVLACSRTDLADE, translated from the coding sequence ATGGCACTCGACATCAACGAACCGTTCGGCCAGAACTGGACGCACGCGGCCCAGTTCGGCATCGCGTTCGTCCTGTCGAGCGCGATCGGGATCGAGCGCGAGATCCGCCAGAAGGCGGCCGGCCTGCGCACGTACACCATCGTCGGGCTCGGGGCCGCCCTGTTCACCCTGGTCAGCAAGTTCGGCTTCTCCGACGTCCTGGTCACCGGCCAGGTGGAACTGGACCCGTCGCGGGTCGCGGCCCAGATCGTCTCCGGGCTCGGCTTCATCGGCGGCGGGGTCATCTTCGTCCACCGGGGCTCCGTGCGGGGCCTCACCACGGCCGCCTCGATCTGGCTGACCGCCGCCGTGGGCTGCGCGGCCGGTGCGGGTCTGCCGGTGCTCGCGGCGCTCGCCACTCTCGCGTACTTCCTGGTGTCGTACGGGGTACGCCCCCTGGCTCACCGGCTCCCCGCGCTGCGCAACGCCTCCATCGGATACCGCATCACGTACACCGAGGGGCTCGGCGCGCTGCGGGACCTGGTCAACCACTGTACGGAGACGGGGTTCGCCGTCTCCGAGCTGACCACGCTGTCCGCCGACAGCTCGCATCTGTACCGGCGCCGGCGTACGCAGCACGATGCCGAGCGGACGGTCGAGGTGGCGCTGAGCGTGCAGGGGCGCGGCGACCCCGATGTGCTGACGGCGCGTCTGGCGGGCACGGCGGGCGTCCTGGCGTGCAGCCGCACGGACCTCGCCGACGAGTGA
- a CDS encoding GNAT family N-acetyltransferase, producing the protein MAEQTGPEIRDDRAAGRLSAYEDGEAVGVVAYFVMDGEPAGLVAVHTVVEPGHEGKGIAGALVREFYAMAGREGVPVVPLCPYAAKWASRHPDEAPEAPEELVERAKTQLASHPELY; encoded by the coding sequence ATGGCAGAGCAGACCGGGCCCGAGATCCGTGACGACCGGGCGGCGGGCAGGCTGTCCGCGTACGAGGACGGCGAGGCCGTCGGCGTCGTCGCGTACTTCGTGATGGACGGTGAGCCCGCCGGGCTCGTCGCCGTCCACACGGTCGTCGAGCCCGGACACGAGGGCAAGGGCATCGCCGGCGCCCTGGTCAGGGAGTTCTACGCCATGGCCGGGCGCGAGGGCGTGCCCGTCGTACCGCTGTGCCCGTACGCCGCCAAGTGGGCCTCGCGCCACCCCGACGAGGCCCCCGAGGCGCCCGAGGAGCTGGTGGAGCGCGCGAAGACGCAGCTCGCCTCGCACCCCGAGCTGTACTGA
- a CDS encoding aspartate/glutamate racemase family protein — protein sequence MTLALLHTSPVHVPVFDALRDTDHPHIALRHAVREDLLAGAVAAGPEAVAACVAAVVAELAAEGAAAVLCTCSTIGAAAEAAGAACGVPVLRVDRPMAAAAVRAGRVTVLATLAATLAPTRALLAEEAEAAGLPGADVRTVLVEGAWERFAAGDHDGCLDLVAAAVDAVTEADVIVLAQGSMAAATGRTTTVLPVLSSPRPGLTAAVAMATATRGAR from the coding sequence GTGACCCTCGCGCTGCTGCACACCTCGCCGGTCCACGTCCCCGTCTTCGACGCCCTGCGTGACACCGACCACCCGCACATCGCGCTGCGCCACGCCGTACGCGAGGACCTGCTCGCCGGGGCCGTCGCCGCAGGGCCCGAAGCGGTCGCGGCCTGCGTGGCGGCGGTGGTCGCGGAACTGGCCGCCGAGGGCGCCGCGGCCGTGCTGTGCACCTGTTCCACCATCGGCGCGGCGGCCGAGGCGGCCGGGGCCGCGTGCGGCGTCCCGGTCCTCCGCGTCGACCGGCCCATGGCGGCGGCCGCCGTCCGGGCGGGCCGGGTGACCGTCCTCGCCACCCTCGCCGCCACCCTGGCCCCGACCCGCGCGCTGCTCGCCGAGGAGGCGGAGGCGGCCGGTCTGCCCGGAGCCGACGTACGCACCGTGCTCGTGGAGGGGGCCTGGGAACGGTTCGCGGCCGGTGACCACGACGGCTGTCTGGACCTGGTGGCCGCCGCAGTGGACGCGGTGACCGAAGCCGACGTCATCGTCCTCGCCCAGGGCTCCATGGCCGCCGCGACCGGGCGCACCACCACCGTGCTCCCGGTCCTGTCCAGCCCGCGCCCCGGCCTGACGGCCGCCGTGGCCATGGCCACGGCCACGCGCGGGGCGCGCTGA
- a CDS encoding MFS transporter, whose amino-acid sequence MRTSTSIFEPSSAGVDRPPTECAPGSGRGGPGWSLTAAATVTGVFLLSNAATPLYAHWQSVWGFDSGLLTVVFAAYMVGLIASLVVAGRLADRFGRKAVLVPGLVAAVVSSVLFLGAQDVVWLLAARLLAGVAVGAAVTAGMAAVVDLAPARRRRTGSLIASVSMVFGAGLGPLLAGGLAAASRRPQTLVFSVVLGVELAALAVAIALPLKRPAAPPPRRPVARSGARLFVWPSPPRRNRRELRRGIGAFGPGLAATSFVLSLGPTVLNSVGVSGTLAAGAVVCAMFLAATGVQFALARLTTRTHLVLSSVAAVAASVLVVLAVTVAPTAVLAISGFLLAGAAQGLGQLAGLSLIAAHVPADKRAESNAVLNIGGYVPAGVLAVLTGYASDAFGLPTAVALFGAVLAAAALTALAALAAVGRRAGHQRTAAAAEGE is encoded by the coding sequence ATGCGAACCAGTACGAGTATATTCGAACCGTCGAGCGCGGGGGTGGATCGTCCGCCCACGGAGTGTGCGCCCGGTTCCGGGAGGGGCGGTCCGGGGTGGTCGCTGACCGCCGCCGCGACCGTGACCGGGGTGTTCCTGCTGTCGAACGCGGCCACGCCGCTCTACGCCCACTGGCAGTCCGTGTGGGGCTTCGACTCCGGCCTGCTCACCGTGGTTTTCGCCGCCTACATGGTCGGCCTCATCGCGTCCCTCGTGGTGGCGGGCCGACTGGCGGACCGCTTCGGCAGGAAGGCCGTACTGGTGCCGGGGCTGGTGGCCGCGGTGGTCTCGTCGGTGCTGTTCCTCGGGGCGCAGGACGTGGTGTGGCTCCTGGCCGCACGCCTGCTGGCAGGGGTCGCCGTGGGCGCGGCGGTCACGGCGGGCATGGCCGCCGTCGTCGACCTCGCCCCCGCTCGCCGGAGGCGCACCGGCTCGCTCATCGCCTCCGTCTCGATGGTCTTCGGCGCCGGCCTCGGCCCGCTGCTCGCCGGCGGGCTGGCCGCCGCGTCACGTCGGCCCCAGACGCTCGTGTTCTCCGTCGTGCTGGGTGTCGAACTGGCCGCGCTCGCCGTGGCGATCGCGCTGCCACTGAAGCGTCCGGCCGCGCCGCCTCCGCGGCGGCCGGTCGCGCGCAGTGGGGCCCGTCTGTTCGTTTGGCCCTCGCCGCCACGGCGGAACCGTCGCGAACTACGGCGGGGCATCGGGGCGTTCGGGCCGGGGCTCGCCGCCACCTCGTTCGTCCTGTCGTTGGGGCCGACCGTGCTGAATTCGGTCGGTGTGTCCGGCACGTTGGCCGCCGGCGCGGTCGTGTGTGCCATGTTCCTCGCTGCCACCGGTGTGCAATTCGCGCTGGCCCGGCTGACCACCCGTACGCATCTCGTGCTCAGTTCCGTCGCCGCGGTCGCCGCGTCGGTTCTCGTGGTGCTCGCCGTCACGGTCGCGCCGACCGCGGTGCTCGCGATCTCCGGGTTCCTGCTGGCCGGGGCGGCCCAGGGGCTCGGCCAGCTCGCCGGTCTGTCGCTGATCGCCGCGCATGTCCCCGCCGACAAGCGCGCCGAGTCGAACGCCGTACTGAACATCGGCGGCTACGTCCCCGCCGGCGTTCTCGCGGTCCTGACCGGATACGCGTCCGACGCCTTCGGACTCCCCACCGCCGTCGCACTGTTCGGCGCCGTCCTCGCCGCCGCGGCCCTCACCGCACTCGCCGCACTCGCCGCCGTCGGACGACGTGCGGGACACCAACGCACCGCAGCCGCTGCGGAGGGAGAATGA
- the panD gene encoding aspartate 1-decarboxylase gives MLRTMFKSKIHRATVTQADLHYVGSVTVDAELMEAADLLPGELVHIVDIDNGSRLETYVIEGERGSGVIGINGAAAHLVHPGDLVILISYAQVEDAEARALVPRIVHVDADNRIVALGADASAPVPGSDTERSPHAVPAAR, from the coding sequence ATGCTGCGCACCATGTTCAAGTCCAAGATTCACCGTGCCACCGTGACCCAGGCCGACCTACATTACGTCGGTTCCGTCACCGTGGATGCCGAGCTCATGGAGGCAGCGGATCTGCTTCCCGGCGAGCTGGTGCACATCGTGGACATCGACAACGGGTCCCGGCTGGAGACGTACGTCATCGAGGGCGAGCGCGGTTCCGGAGTGATCGGGATCAACGGGGCCGCCGCCCACTTGGTACACCCGGGTGACCTGGTGATCCTCATCAGCTACGCGCAGGTCGAGGATGCCGAGGCGCGGGCCCTCGTGCCGCGTATCGTGCACGTGGACGCGGACAACCGCATCGTCGCACTCGGTGCCGACGCCTCCGCGCCCGTGCCGGGCAGCGACACCGAGCGCAGCCCGCACGCGGTGCCCGCGGCGCGCTGA
- a CDS encoding lytic polysaccharide monooxygenase, giving the protein MARRRTQLASLVAALATLLGGIAFTLLSQGSAQAHGVTMTPGSRTYLCWLDAKTSTGALDPTNPACKAALAESGATSLYNWFAVLDSNAGGRGEGYVPNGTLCSAGDRSPYDFSGYNAPRGDWPRTHLTSGATIEVDHSNWAAHPGSFRVYISRPGYSPTTELGWDDLELVQTVTNPPQVGSPGTDGGHYYWDLTLPSGRSGDAVMFIQWVRSDSQENFFSCSDIVFDGGNGEVTGIRGSGTTPTPDPTDPTPNPTDPTPDPTDPTPDPTDPTEPHTGCMAVYSVTNSWNGGFQGSVEVMNHDSAALDGWAVRWKPGAGTTISSVWSGVLSTGSDGTLTVRNADYNRTIPADGSVTFGFTATSTGNDFPVGSIGCVNP; this is encoded by the coding sequence ATGGCAAGACGCAGAACCCAACTCGCCTCGCTGGTAGCGGCGTTGGCCACACTGCTCGGCGGCATCGCCTTCACGCTGCTCAGCCAGGGCAGCGCGCAGGCGCACGGTGTGACCATGACGCCGGGATCGCGCACCTACCTCTGCTGGCTGGACGCCAAGACGAGCACGGGCGCCCTCGACCCCACCAACCCGGCCTGCAAGGCCGCGCTCGCGGAGAGCGGTGCGACGTCCCTGTACAACTGGTTCGCCGTGCTCGACTCCAACGCGGGCGGCCGGGGCGAGGGTTACGTACCGAACGGCACCCTGTGCAGCGCCGGTGACCGTTCGCCGTACGACTTCTCCGGCTACAACGCGCCGCGCGGCGACTGGCCGCGTACGCACCTGACCTCGGGCGCCACGATCGAGGTCGACCACAGCAACTGGGCGGCGCACCCCGGTTCGTTCCGGGTGTACATCTCCAGGCCCGGCTACTCCCCCACCACCGAACTGGGCTGGGACGACCTGGAGTTGGTGCAGACGGTGACCAACCCGCCGCAGGTGGGCTCGCCGGGCACCGATGGCGGTCACTACTACTGGGACCTGACGCTGCCCTCCGGCCGCTCGGGTGACGCGGTGATGTTCATCCAGTGGGTGCGCTCGGACAGCCAGGAGAACTTCTTCTCCTGCTCCGACATCGTCTTCGACGGCGGCAACGGCGAGGTCACCGGCATCCGCGGCTCGGGCACCACTCCGACCCCGGACCCGACCGACCCCACGCCGAACCCGACCGACCCGACGCCCGACCCGACGGACCCCACGCCGGACCCGACCGACCCCACCGAGCCGCACACCGGGTGCATGGCGGTCTACAGCGTGACCAACTCCTGGAACGGCGGCTTCCAGGGCTCCGTCGAGGTCATGAACCACGACTCGGCGGCGCTCGACGGCTGGGCCGTGCGGTGGAAGCCCGGCGCGGGCACCACGATCAGCAGTGTGTGGAGCGGTGTCCTCAGCACCGGGTCCGACGGCACGCTGACGGTCAGGAACGCCGACTACAACCGGACGATCCCGGCGGACGGCAGTGTCACCTTCGGATTCACGGCGACATCGACCGGTAACGACTTCCCGGTCGGCTCGATCGGCTGCGTCAACCCGTAG
- a CDS encoding LacI family DNA-binding transcriptional regulator, whose product MLNRGSGTPTLEEVAALAGVGRGTVSRVINNASGVRESTRRAVQRAIDELGYVPNLAARSLAGQRAGAVALVMTKTDWQLFGEPFFSEIARAVGDALDERGVQLLLTLVRRDSERRRLLEYVRGGRVDGVLLMSVPAGDRLPDMLADAGVPTVLLGRRSDDERVTYVDADNVGGAREAVGHLVRGGRRTVAAIAGPPEMYVAQCRLRGYREALREADFAQSPSLVEQGDFTEASGRRAMAALLERHPEIDAVFAASDSMAAGALAALHTAGLRVPDDVAVVGFDDFELAGQTDPPLTTVRQPMEEIGRAMVRLLLEEMSRPKVAWHHVILRTRLMVRASG is encoded by the coding sequence ATGCTGAACAGGGGTTCAGGCACACCGACGCTGGAAGAGGTGGCGGCGCTCGCCGGGGTGGGCCGGGGCACCGTCTCCCGCGTCATCAACAACGCCTCGGGGGTCCGCGAGTCCACCCGCCGCGCGGTGCAGCGCGCCATCGACGAGCTGGGCTACGTCCCCAACCTGGCCGCCCGCTCGCTGGCCGGGCAGCGGGCGGGCGCCGTCGCGCTGGTGATGACGAAGACGGACTGGCAGCTGTTCGGCGAACCGTTCTTCTCGGAGATCGCCCGCGCCGTCGGGGACGCCCTGGACGAACGCGGCGTGCAGTTGCTGCTCACCCTCGTCCGCAGGGACAGCGAGCGCCGCCGGCTGCTGGAGTACGTACGCGGCGGCCGGGTGGACGGGGTGCTGCTGATGTCCGTACCGGCCGGGGACCGGCTTCCGGACATGCTCGCCGACGCCGGAGTGCCCACGGTCCTGCTGGGCCGGCGGTCGGACGACGAACGCGTCACCTATGTGGACGCCGACAACGTTGGCGGGGCACGGGAGGCGGTCGGCCATCTGGTGCGCGGCGGGCGGCGGACCGTCGCCGCGATCGCCGGACCGCCCGAGATGTACGTCGCGCAGTGCCGGTTGCGCGGCTACCGGGAGGCCCTGCGCGAGGCGGACTTCGCCCAGTCGCCGTCCCTGGTCGAGCAGGGCGACTTCACCGAGGCGAGCGGGCGGCGCGCGATGGCCGCGCTGCTGGAGCGGCACCCGGAGATCGACGCGGTGTTCGCCGCGTCGGACAGCATGGCCGCCGGCGCGCTGGCCGCCCTGCACACGGCGGGTCTGCGGGTGCCGGACGACGTGGCGGTGGTGGGGTTCGACGACTTCGAACTGGCCGGGCAGACCGACCCCCCGCTGACCACGGTCCGCCAGCCGATGGAGGAGATCGGCCGGGCGATGGTGCGCCTGCTCCTGGAGGAGATGAGCCGGCCCAAGGTGGCCTGGCACCACGTGATCCTCCGGACCCGGTTGATGGTGCGCGCCTCGGGGTGA
- a CDS encoding PucR family transcriptional regulator → MTSRASLPPEPSVALREVLAFDDGGSLRLLLAPAGRDIGVRGVAVGDEGPARPLDGCLVLVTGPPASAPEAAGPVREAARRGATGVVLRAVEGVAAAPQVVAAAEEAGVALLVRAEWADWTDTAALLRSALACVRAGRDDDRGTGWTAAGGPESLSALAAAVAEYTGGSITIEDTRLRVLAHSATGPDADALRRSTILGGRVPEWRVAELRRSGMLRTLWTSRDVIHRAADAEGPERLIIAVRSGPEVLGSIWVAGDGRPLRPDAPAALRRAAEVAAPLLVRRRLRESGAARRSELALRGLLYGDGDARTHAWSLGLSPDAACAVVVAEPLAAGRSDAGPPVAASAPDGRALDVAALQAATYRPSVRVLRDGGRLLVLLPVDAGAERGAEPGAAERGVAERGVVALARELAGPGRDTGLLAGAGPVAAGAAGVRGSCEEALLIVRVLRERVGAGSPLRAADAAAVGPSLDVARVLDAARPVWEAGRGPVHDLVRTDLAAGGELVRSLAAFLDASGDVARAAARLVVHPNTLRYRLRRARERYGVDLDDPDTRLLVTLAVRLSG, encoded by the coding sequence ATGACGAGCCGTGCGTCCCTCCCGCCGGAGCCCTCCGTCGCGCTGCGCGAGGTCCTCGCCTTCGACGACGGCGGAAGCCTGCGGCTGCTGCTCGCGCCCGCCGGCCGTGACATCGGGGTCCGGGGCGTGGCGGTGGGCGACGAGGGCCCGGCCCGGCCGCTGGACGGCTGCCTGGTCCTGGTGACCGGACCGCCCGCCTCCGCACCGGAGGCCGCCGGGCCCGTCCGCGAGGCGGCGCGGCGGGGCGCGACCGGTGTGGTGCTGCGCGCGGTGGAGGGGGTGGCCGCCGCACCGCAGGTGGTCGCCGCCGCCGAGGAGGCCGGGGTCGCCCTGCTCGTCCGTGCGGAGTGGGCCGACTGGACGGACACCGCCGCGCTGCTGCGTTCCGCGCTGGCCTGCGTACGGGCGGGCCGGGACGACGACAGGGGCACGGGGTGGACAGCGGCCGGTGGCCCGGAGAGCCTGAGCGCGCTGGCGGCGGCGGTCGCCGAGTACACCGGCGGTTCGATCACCATCGAGGACACGCGCCTGCGGGTGCTGGCCCACTCCGCGACCGGGCCGGACGCCGACGCGCTGCGCCGGTCCACCATCCTGGGCGGCCGGGTGCCCGAGTGGCGGGTCGCGGAGCTGCGGCGCAGCGGCATGCTCCGGACGCTGTGGACGTCCCGCGACGTGATCCACCGCGCGGCCGACGCCGAGGGACCCGAACGCCTGATCATCGCCGTGCGCAGCGGCCCGGAGGTCCTCGGCTCGATCTGGGTGGCCGGTGACGGGCGCCCGCTGCGCCCGGACGCGCCGGCCGCGCTGCGCCGGGCGGCCGAGGTCGCCGCGCCTCTGCTGGTGCGCCGCAGGCTGCGCGAGAGCGGCGCCGCCCGCCGCAGCGAACTCGCCCTGCGCGGCCTGCTGTACGGGGACGGGGACGCCCGTACGCACGCCTGGTCCCTGGGGTTGTCGCCGGACGCGGCGTGCGCGGTCGTGGTCGCCGAGCCCCTGGCCGCCGGGCGCTCCGACGCCGGGCCGCCGGTTGCCGCGTCCGCTCCGGACGGTCGCGCGCTGGATGTGGCGGCGCTCCAGGCGGCCACGTACCGCCCGTCCGTGCGGGTGTTGCGCGACGGCGGACGGCTGCTGGTGCTGCTGCCGGTGGACGCGGGCGCGGAGCGGGGTGCGGAGCCCGGTGCGGCGGAGCGCGGGGTTGCGGAGCGAGGCGTTGTGGCGCTGGCGCGGGAGCTGGCCGGTCCGGGCCGGGACACCGGGTTGCTGGCCGGGGCGGGTCCGGTGGCCGCCGGTGCGGCCGGGGTGCGGGGCTCGTGCGAGGAGGCGCTGCTGATCGTCCGGGTGCTGCGCGAGCGGGTGGGCGCGGGGAGCCCGCTGCGGGCGGCGGACGCGGCGGCCGTGGGCCCCTCGCTGGACGTCGCCCGCGTCCTGGACGCCGCCCGGCCGGTGTGGGAGGCGGGGCGCGGTCCTGTGCACGACCTCGTACGGACTGACCTGGCGGCCGGCGGTGAGCTGGTGCGTTCGCTGGCGGCCTTTCTCGACGCGTCGGGCGATGTCGCGCGGGCGGCGGCGCGGCTGGTCGTGCACCCCAACACGCTGCGCTACCGGCTGCGGCGCGCGCGGGAGCGGTACGGGGTGGATCTGGACGACCCCGACACCCGGCTGCTGGTCACCCTCGCCGTGCGGCTGAGCGGGTAG
- a CDS encoding cellulase family glycosylhydrolase, producing MKRFMALLATGATVLGLTALASPPAAAATGCKVEYTVASQWQGGFQGGVKVTNLGDPVSGWQLKFTLPDSGQKVVQGWNATWSQSGSTVTAAPVDWNRTLATGGSTDLGFVGSFTGSNPQPTNFTLNGVACTGSVGGGGDDDDPPTTGNGTPVEVNGQLRVCGVNLCNQYNRPIQLRGMSTHGLQWFSQCYNNASLDALADDWKADLLRTAMYVQEDGYETDPAGFTNRVNSLVDMAEARGMYALIDFHTLTPGDPNYNLSRAKTFFASVAARNAAKKNVIYEIANEPNGVGWSGIKSYAEQVIPVIRAADPDAIVIVGTRGWSSLGVSDGSNESEIINNPVNATNIMYAFHFYAASHKDNYRATVSRAASQLPLFVSEFGTVSATGGGTLDRSSTTAWLDLLDQLKISYANWTYSDANESSAAFKPGTCDGGDYSSSGVLTESGALLKARISTPDNFPVG from the coding sequence GTGAAACGCTTCATGGCTCTGCTGGCGACCGGTGCGACGGTCCTCGGCCTGACGGCCCTGGCCAGCCCGCCGGCCGCGGCGGCCACCGGATGCAAGGTGGAGTACACGGTCGCCAGCCAGTGGCAGGGCGGCTTCCAGGGCGGGGTGAAGGTCACCAACCTCGGTGACCCGGTGAGCGGTTGGCAGCTCAAGTTCACCCTGCCGGACTCCGGCCAGAAGGTGGTCCAGGGCTGGAACGCCACCTGGTCCCAGTCCGGCTCCACGGTCACCGCCGCCCCCGTCGACTGGAACCGCACCCTGGCCACCGGCGGCTCGACCGACCTCGGCTTCGTGGGTTCCTTCACGGGCTCCAACCCGCAGCCCACCAACTTCACCCTGAACGGTGTCGCGTGCACGGGCTCCGTCGGCGGCGGGGGAGACGACGACGATCCGCCCACCACGGGCAACGGCACCCCGGTCGAGGTCAACGGCCAGCTCCGCGTGTGCGGGGTGAACCTGTGCAACCAGTACAACCGGCCCATCCAGCTGCGCGGCATGAGCACCCACGGCCTCCAGTGGTTCAGCCAGTGCTACAACAACGCGTCCCTGGACGCGCTGGCCGATGACTGGAAGGCCGACCTGCTGCGTACCGCGATGTACGTGCAGGAGGACGGCTACGAGACCGACCCGGCCGGCTTCACCAACCGGGTCAACAGCCTCGTCGACATGGCCGAGGCGCGCGGGATGTACGCCCTGATCGACTTCCACACCCTCACGCCGGGCGACCCCAACTACAACCTCTCCCGCGCCAAGACCTTCTTCGCGTCCGTCGCCGCCCGCAACGCCGCGAAGAAGAACGTCATCTACGAGATCGCCAACGAGCCCAACGGGGTGGGCTGGTCGGGCATCAAGAGCTACGCCGAGCAGGTCATCCCGGTGATCCGCGCCGCCGACCCGGACGCGATCGTCATCGTCGGCACCCGCGGCTGGTCCTCGCTCGGTGTCTCGGACGGCTCCAACGAGAGCGAGATCATCAACAACCCGGTCAACGCGACCAACATCATGTACGCGTTCCACTTCTACGCGGCGAGCCACAAGGACAACTACCGCGCCACGGTGAGCCGTGCGGCCTCGCAGCTCCCGCTGTTCGTCTCGGAGTTCGGCACGGTGAGCGCCACCGGTGGCGGCACCCTGGACCGGTCGAGCACCACGGCCTGGCTGGACCTGCTCGACCAGCTGAAGATCAGCTACGCCAACTGGACGTACTCCGACGCCAACGAGAGCAGTGCCGCCTTCAAGCCCGGCACCTGTGACGGCGGCGACTACAGCAGCAGCGGCGTCCTGACCGAGTCGGGCGCACTGCTCAAGGCCCGGATCAGCACCCCCGACAACTTCCCCGTCGGCTGA